Proteins encoded together in one Euzebya rosea window:
- a CDS encoding GlsB/YeaQ/YmgE family stress response membrane protein translates to MIGFLIAGLVIGALARLFTRGRQGLGLGATLLLGVVGSVIGGLLANLIGTGSIFELNIIGFIASVVAAVLLLGVVQGASGKRA, encoded by the coding sequence ATGATCGGATTCCTCATCGCTGGCCTCGTCATCGGAGCCCTGGCCCGGCTCTTCACCCGCGGACGCCAGGGCCTCGGCCTCGGCGCAACCCTCCTGCTCGGGGTCGTCGGTTCCGTGATCGGTGGGCTCCTCGCCAACCTCATCGGGACCGGCTCGATCTTCGAGCTGAACATCATCGGGTTCATCGCCTCGGTCGTCGCCGCCGTCCTGCTGCTCGGCGTCGTCCAGGGCGCCTCGGGCAAGCGCGCATGA
- a CDS encoding TetR/AcrR family transcriptional regulator yields the protein MASTTKAAPGKVDKRKRTGRKAQIIDVSTELFREKGYHATSLDDIADRIGFTKPAIYYYFKSKEDILFAIVDEIVDSGLERMEAVAATDLTPTEKMHDLLVENTRVILENLDANSVFYNERGLLSAEREEAIRDREREYTRVARQIYIDGVAAGEFTDVDPALATATLLGASIWAHRWFDPNGAMTTDEVAEQIATLLLEGYRA from the coding sequence ATGGCATCGACGACCAAGGCAGCGCCGGGCAAGGTCGACAAGCGCAAGCGCACGGGGCGCAAGGCGCAGATCATCGACGTGTCCACCGAGCTGTTCCGCGAGAAGGGCTACCACGCCACCTCGCTGGACGACATCGCTGATCGCATCGGCTTCACCAAGCCGGCGATCTACTACTACTTCAAGTCCAAGGAGGACATCCTCTTCGCCATCGTCGACGAGATCGTCGACAGCGGGCTGGAGCGGATGGAGGCCGTCGCCGCCACCGACCTGACGCCGACGGAGAAGATGCACGACCTGCTGGTGGAGAACACCCGGGTCATCCTGGAGAACCTCGACGCCAACAGCGTCTTCTACAACGAGCGCGGCCTGCTCTCGGCCGAACGCGAGGAGGCCATCCGCGACCGCGAACGCGAGTACACCCGCGTCGCCCGCCAGATCTACATCGACGGGGTCGCTGCCGGCGAGTTCACCGACGTCGACCCGGCGCTGGCCACCGCCACCCTCCTGGGCGCCTCGATCTGGGCCCACCGCTGGTTCGACCCCAACGGCGCCATGACCACCGACGAGGTCGCCGAGCAGATCGCCACCCTCCTGCTGGAGGGGTACCGGGCCTAG
- a CDS encoding 3-hydroxyacyl-CoA dehydrogenase NAD-binding domain-containing protein — protein sequence MSETRCVRRDDRGRVAVLAMDRPGSSMNVVDERLFTDLRREVDDVLADDGIDAFVLASGKDGSFGAGADIRWLPELAASDDAEDFLAGVHELMARIARGSTPMVAAVNGSAFGGALELALAGHAIVAVPGAQLGLPEVGLSLLPGGGGTQMLRRFVPLDRALAMLTSGKPVAVEDAGGLVARVVPADELVDAAVEVAASLAGTDLVADPVASEGDVALIASTREELAGSRRGLSTAAATILDVVAVGVAEGLDAGLAAERAGFLSLLRSTESRAALHLFSAQDDVKRRSRGGGAPVERLGVVGGGQMGAGIASTAVSRDLDAIVRDVAEDSLGRARAYRDKVLSRTAPAEGEDPRVDRWADTTEWEGFGEVDAVVEAVFELPEIKDEVLRALSDEVGEDTLIASNTSAIPIASLAASVTRPERFLGMHFFSPVERMPLVELIPHAGTAAETTQRAAALGRRLGKVPVVVGDAPGFMTSRVYARWLAEGIRLLLDGVDVATIDRAAQAVGFPVGPLLATDEATLNLVVQASITQVAEPVMADRLDVAGVRKALETLMAAGVEGRRQGRGFYSYDEGQRVGPNPDVLGLLGVTPAEVDATVVGERLLLAFATECWRCDADGTICHPDDGDVAAVLGIGFPRVLGGPFHWADEVGATEIVRRCDVLGDAFEPGPELRRLAAEGGRLADLPRRPAPFADRG from the coding sequence ATGTCCGAGACACGCTGCGTACGCCGAGACGACCGGGGCCGTGTGGCCGTGCTGGCCATGGACCGCCCGGGGTCGTCGATGAACGTCGTGGACGAGCGGCTGTTCACCGACCTGCGCCGTGAGGTCGACGACGTGCTGGCCGACGACGGCATCGACGCGTTCGTCCTGGCGTCCGGCAAGGACGGCTCGTTCGGGGCCGGGGCCGATATCCGTTGGCTGCCCGAGCTGGCTGCCAGCGACGACGCCGAGGACTTCCTCGCGGGGGTGCACGAGCTGATGGCCCGGATCGCCCGCGGGTCGACCCCGATGGTCGCCGCCGTCAACGGCTCGGCCTTCGGTGGGGCGCTGGAGCTGGCGCTGGCCGGCCACGCCATCGTCGCCGTCCCCGGTGCGCAGCTGGGGCTGCCCGAGGTCGGCCTGTCGTTGCTGCCCGGCGGCGGTGGCACCCAGATGCTGCGCCGCTTCGTCCCGCTCGACCGGGCGCTGGCCATGCTGACGTCCGGCAAGCCCGTCGCCGTCGAGGACGCCGGCGGGCTGGTGGCCCGCGTCGTCCCGGCCGACGAGCTGGTCGACGCGGCCGTCGAGGTGGCGGCGTCGCTGGCCGGCACCGACCTGGTGGCCGACCCCGTCGCGTCGGAGGGTGATGTGGCCCTGATCGCGTCGACCCGTGAGGAGCTCGCCGGGTCCCGTCGAGGCCTGTCGACCGCGGCCGCCACGATCCTCGACGTCGTCGCCGTCGGGGTGGCCGAGGGGCTCGACGCGGGCCTGGCCGCCGAACGCGCCGGCTTCCTCTCCCTCCTCCGCTCGACGGAATCCCGCGCGGCCCTGCACCTGTTCAGCGCCCAGGACGACGTCAAGCGCCGCAGCCGTGGCGGCGGGGCCCCCGTCGAGCGGCTCGGCGTCGTCGGTGGCGGGCAGATGGGCGCCGGCATCGCCTCCACTGCTGTCAGCCGCGACCTGGACGCCATCGTCCGGGACGTCGCCGAGGACTCCCTCGGCCGCGCCCGCGCCTACCGCGACAAGGTCCTGTCCCGCACCGCACCGGCCGAGGGTGAGGACCCGCGGGTCGACCGCTGGGCCGACACCACCGAGTGGGAGGGGTTCGGCGAGGTCGACGCCGTCGTCGAGGCCGTCTTCGAGCTCCCCGAGATCAAGGACGAGGTGCTGCGCGCCCTGAGCGACGAGGTCGGCGAGGACACGCTGATCGCCAGCAACACCTCCGCCATCCCGATCGCGTCGCTGGCCGCCTCGGTCACCCGGCCCGAGCGGTTCCTCGGCATGCACTTCTTCTCCCCGGTCGAGCGCATGCCGCTGGTCGAGCTGATCCCCCACGCGGGGACAGCGGCCGAGACCACCCAGCGGGCCGCCGCGCTCGGCCGTCGGCTGGGCAAGGTGCCCGTCGTCGTCGGCGACGCGCCCGGCTTCATGACCTCCCGTGTGTACGCCCGCTGGCTGGCCGAGGGCATCCGCCTGCTGCTCGACGGCGTGGACGTGGCGACGATCGACCGTGCCGCGCAGGCCGTCGGGTTCCCGGTCGGGCCGCTGCTGGCCACCGACGAGGCCACCCTCAACCTGGTGGTGCAGGCCAGCATCACGCAGGTCGCCGAACCCGTCATGGCCGACCGGCTGGACGTCGCCGGGGTCCGCAAGGCCCTGGAGACGCTGATGGCCGCGGGCGTGGAGGGGCGCCGGCAGGGCCGTGGGTTCTACAGCTACGACGAGGGGCAACGCGTCGGCCCCAACCCCGACGTGCTGGGCCTCCTCGGCGTGACGCCGGCGGAGGTGGACGCCACGGTGGTCGGCGAGCGGCTGCTGCTGGCCTTCGCGACGGAGTGCTGGCGCTGCGACGCCGACGGCACGATCTGCCACCCCGACGACGGCGACGTCGCGGCGGTGCTGGGCATCGGATTCCCCCGTGTGCTCGGCGGGCCGTTCCACTGGGCCGACGAGGTCGGCGCCACCGAGATCGTCCGTCGTTGCGACGTCCTGGGCGACGCGTTCGAGCCCGGCCCGGAGCTTCGCCGGCTGGCCGCCGAGGGCGGTCGCCTGGCCGACCTCCCCCGCCGCCCCGCCCCCTTCGCCGACCGGGGCTAG
- a CDS encoding enoyl-CoA hydratase/isomerase family protein yields MDNSYGMLSVGVEDGVCVVTLDRPEKLNALTYEFWTDVVRLLDDAEADDTVRALVVRGAGDNFCAGGDIDGFGELADIPARRRYQHLAMAAYRAWEVFPKPTIAAVHGWALGGGCELTMVTDLVVCDTTARFGTPEAAVGLMPGLGVVRGHANTNLHWLKLMIFTGARLGAEEARLAGLVTTVTEEGQHVEEAMRLAHRAAEKPATALRVAKAILNRGSAEGYDYSVEATALLHSTDDQREGVAAFVERRQPAFRDR; encoded by the coding sequence TTGGACAACAGCTACGGCATGCTCAGCGTGGGGGTGGAGGACGGCGTCTGCGTCGTCACGCTCGACCGGCCCGAGAAGCTGAACGCGCTGACCTACGAGTTCTGGACCGACGTGGTCCGGCTGCTCGACGACGCCGAGGCCGACGACACCGTCCGTGCGCTCGTCGTCCGTGGCGCGGGTGACAACTTCTGCGCCGGTGGCGACATCGACGGGTTCGGCGAGCTGGCCGACATCCCCGCACGCCGCCGCTACCAGCACCTCGCCATGGCCGCCTACCGCGCCTGGGAGGTCTTCCCCAAGCCGACGATCGCTGCCGTCCACGGCTGGGCCCTCGGCGGCGGCTGCGAGCTGACGATGGTCACCGACCTCGTCGTCTGCGACACCACCGCCCGCTTCGGTACCCCCGAGGCCGCCGTCGGGCTGATGCCCGGCCTCGGTGTCGTCCGTGGCCACGCCAACACCAACCTCCACTGGCTCAAGCTCATGATCTTCACCGGCGCGAGGCTCGGCGCCGAGGAGGCCCGGCTGGCCGGCCTGGTCACCACCGTGACCGAGGAGGGCCAGCACGTGGAGGAGGCCATGCGGCTCGCCCACCGGGCCGCCGAGAAGCCCGCCACCGCCCTGCGCGTGGCCAAGGCCATCCTCAACCGTGGTTCGGCGGAGGGCTATGACTACTCCGTCGAGGCCACCGCCCTGCTGCACAGCACTGACGACCAGCGGGAAGGGGTCGCCGCCTTCGTGGAGCGCCGCCAGCCCGCCTTCCGTGACAGGTGA
- a CDS encoding ketopantoate reductase family protein, whose translation MTSYLIAGAGSLGTVYGAVLARAGHDVQLLARRAHADAVTSRGGVELRSFGSVDHPTLRATHDPSRLDPVDAVVLACKAPDTAEVLDGIAHLADGVTAAMSIQNGVTAADTLAGWCAPSAVVGAVSMVGGTLESPGVVAHTFAGPTFLGPLEPTEPAAVTTLAGDIEGAGLEVVTTDRIRSVEWSKLVHASPSMAITALTRLPFHRAFVVPELAEVFLDLVVEGVAVARAAGVEVDDWPHILPVRSLADMPREEGLATIRARGEAMVEAGMTEVRISMLQSVERGRPTEVDAIHGTLADWADRLEVDAPATTVVQRLLAGLDRVIREEAT comes from the coding sequence CAGCTGCTGGCTCGCCGGGCCCACGCGGACGCCGTCACGAGCAGGGGAGGGGTGGAGCTGCGGTCCTTCGGATCCGTCGACCACCCGACCCTTCGCGCCACCCACGACCCGTCCCGCCTCGACCCCGTCGATGCGGTCGTGCTGGCCTGCAAGGCTCCCGACACCGCGGAGGTGCTGGACGGCATCGCCCACCTCGCCGACGGGGTGACGGCGGCCATGTCGATCCAGAACGGGGTGACCGCCGCCGACACGCTGGCTGGCTGGTGCGCCCCGTCCGCTGTCGTCGGGGCGGTCAGCATGGTCGGCGGCACCCTCGAGTCGCCGGGGGTCGTGGCCCACACCTTCGCCGGCCCGACCTTCCTCGGGCCGCTGGAGCCCACCGAGCCCGCCGCCGTCACCACCCTGGCCGGTGACATCGAGGGAGCCGGTTTGGAGGTCGTGACGACCGACCGCATCCGGTCCGTGGAGTGGTCCAAGCTGGTCCACGCCTCCCCCTCCATGGCCATCACCGCGCTGACCCGGCTGCCGTTCCACCGGGCGTTCGTCGTCCCCGAGCTGGCGGAGGTCTTCCTCGACCTCGTCGTCGAGGGGGTGGCCGTGGCGAGGGCCGCGGGGGTCGAGGTCGACGACTGGCCACACATCCTCCCCGTGCGGTCGCTGGCCGACATGCCGCGGGAGGAGGGGCTGGCCACCATCCGAGCTCGCGGCGAGGCGATGGTCGAGGCCGGCATGACCGAGGTGCGGATCTCCATGCTGCAGAGCGTCGAACGGGGCCGGCCCACGGAGGTCGACGCCATCCACGGGACCCTGGCCGACTGGGCCGACCGCCTGGAGGTCGACGCCCCCGCCACGACCGTGGTGCAGCGGCTCCTGGCCGGCCTCGACCGCGTCATCCGGGAGGAGGCGACGTGA
- a CDS encoding acyl-CoA carboxylase subunit beta, with translation MDRPTPPTMQERLEELQKRRDIALAMGGPEKVQRHHDSGRLTVRERIAGVLDEGSFYEIGMLAEPELRKEKPIPGDGCVTGFGRIDGRKVCLIGIDATTLAGTTAPISMRKQGRIAAYAAKKGLPLILLCDADGGRIPDVMGWRFSGLPFDFSSFLQTPEGYPEIPRIAAVLGPGYGDSALHAGTAHIIVMTETSSIALSGPSVVESAIGEKVTDQELGGPEHAQEIGTAHLVVPTEDEAFDAIAAYLSYLPNNAARPAPRAPAVEPRLDRETLLDVVPTNPKQAYDMHDVIDAIVDADTFLPWRPEAGKALITAFVRMEGQAVGIIANNPRHGAGALDARALEKAHNFIDMCDTFNLPLVFLQDVPGLMIGIQAERQGIVQWYERLVARLARTKVPHVAVVVRKAFGGGHYAMGGRPTLPDLLVCWPIAELGFMAPETGVVTVNRRMLEQAEADGGREARDKLEMELTQEWIDESAAWESAAHTFVDDIIDPRDTRSVILTGIEFGWGDRDGVG, from the coding sequence GTGGACCGACCGACCCCCCCGACGATGCAGGAGCGGCTCGAGGAGCTGCAGAAGCGCCGTGACATCGCCCTCGCCATGGGCGGCCCCGAGAAGGTGCAGCGCCACCACGACAGCGGCCGCCTGACCGTCCGGGAGCGCATCGCTGGCGTCCTGGACGAGGGCAGCTTCTACGAGATCGGCATGCTGGCCGAGCCCGAGCTGCGCAAGGAGAAGCCCATCCCGGGCGACGGCTGCGTCACCGGCTTCGGTCGCATCGACGGCCGCAAGGTCTGCCTCATCGGCATCGACGCCACCACCCTCGCCGGCACCACCGCCCCGATCAGCATGCGCAAGCAGGGGCGCATCGCGGCCTACGCGGCCAAGAAGGGCTTGCCGCTGATCCTGCTGTGCGACGCCGACGGCGGACGCATCCCCGACGTCATGGGCTGGCGGTTCTCGGGCCTGCCGTTCGACTTCTCCTCCTTCCTCCAGACCCCCGAGGGTTACCCCGAGATCCCGCGCATCGCGGCGGTGCTCGGCCCGGGCTACGGCGACTCCGCGCTGCACGCCGGGACCGCCCACATCATCGTGATGACCGAGACGTCCTCCATCGCGCTGTCCGGCCCGTCGGTGGTGGAGTCCGCCATCGGCGAGAAGGTCACCGACCAGGAGCTCGGCGGCCCCGAGCACGCCCAGGAGATCGGCACCGCCCACCTGGTCGTCCCGACCGAGGACGAGGCGTTCGACGCCATCGCCGCCTACCTGTCCTACCTGCCCAACAACGCCGCCCGGCCCGCGCCGCGGGCCCCGGCCGTCGAACCACGCCTGGACCGCGAGACCCTCCTCGACGTGGTGCCGACCAACCCCAAGCAGGCCTACGACATGCACGACGTCATCGACGCGATCGTGGATGCCGACACGTTCCTGCCGTGGCGTCCCGAGGCCGGCAAGGCCCTGATCACCGCGTTCGTCCGCATGGAGGGGCAGGCCGTCGGCATCATCGCCAACAACCCCCGCCACGGCGCCGGCGCGCTGGACGCCCGGGCGCTGGAGAAGGCGCACAACTTCATCGACATGTGCGACACGTTCAACCTGCCGCTGGTCTTCCTGCAGGACGTGCCCGGCCTGATGATCGGCATCCAGGCCGAGCGGCAGGGCATCGTGCAGTGGTACGAGCGGCTCGTCGCCCGGCTGGCCCGCACCAAGGTCCCGCACGTCGCCGTCGTGGTCCGCAAGGCCTTCGGCGGTGGCCACTACGCCATGGGCGGCCGGCCCACCCTCCCCGACCTGCTGGTCTGCTGGCCCATCGCCGAGCTCGGCTTCATGGCCCCCGAGACCGGCGTCGTCACCGTCAACCGGCGGATGCTGGAGCAGGCCGAGGCCGACGGCGGCCGCGAGGCCCGCGACAAGCTGGAGATGGAGCTGACCCAGGAGTGGATCGACGAGTCCGCCGCATGGGAATCCGCGGCGCACACGTTCGTGGATGACATCATCGACCCCCGTGACACCCGCTCGGTCATACTCACGGGGATCGAGTTCGGGTGGGGCGACCGGGATGGAGTGGGGTAA
- a CDS encoding nuclear transport factor 2 family protein: MNVEDRLLAMDLLHRYGHCYDQGDIDAMAECFTEDATFTINGSVGAMPTAIEGREAIRQAMGERRAATAHAQRRHIITNVVLDPVDGDPDRIRAASYLLVGSTEDGTLHLPSTGRYTDVLARAGDGWLIAERVLTLDSTIG, translated from the coding sequence ATGAACGTCGAGGACCGCCTGCTGGCCATGGACCTGCTGCACCGCTACGGCCACTGCTACGACCAGGGCGACATCGACGCCATGGCCGAGTGCTTCACCGAGGACGCAACCTTCACCATCAACGGGTCCGTCGGTGCGATGCCGACCGCGATCGAGGGACGGGAGGCGATCCGCCAGGCGATGGGCGAGCGGCGGGCCGCCACCGCCCACGCCCAGCGCCGCCACATCATCACCAACGTCGTCCTCGACCCCGTCGACGGCGACCCCGACCGCATCCGCGCCGCCAGCTACCTGCTGGTCGGCTCGACGGAGGACGGCACCCTGCACCTGCCCTCGACCGGCCGCTACACCGACGTGCTGGCCCGCGCGGGTGACGGCTGGCTGATCGCCGAACGGGTCCTGACCCTGGACTCCACGATCGGCTAG
- a CDS encoding ketopantoate reductase family protein, whose protein sequence is MSGQRSWAVVGAGAMGSVIGGHLALAGHPVTLVDVRRDHIDAIRAHGLEMRRPDGAPSTVEVAATTDPAEDLSPVDVLLFMCKSFATVDAARSVAHALAPGGVAVTLQNGLGNDRRLAEVFDVDRVVPGTTTVGAESVAPGVVLMAPATAAGRSMTEMGPPRTVVDGVPDVVVDVAADLVAAGLPARALPSADGVIWSKVAMAASMGCLTAALRRTVADVIGDPHAWSLWTDMFEEVVAVAAAAGVELDVEALRAHCVDTYTSVGPHVTSMAADVVAGRRTEVDALALGVAEEGRRVGVPTPVTETVGRIIASLEATYDRTL, encoded by the coding sequence GTGAGCGGCCAGCGCAGCTGGGCTGTCGTCGGCGCCGGAGCCATGGGCAGCGTCATCGGCGGCCACCTGGCGCTCGCCGGGCATCCGGTCACCCTCGTCGACGTCCGGCGGGACCACATCGACGCCATCCGGGCGCACGGGCTGGAGATGCGACGTCCAGACGGCGCCCCCTCCACCGTGGAGGTCGCCGCCACCACCGACCCGGCCGAGGACCTGTCCCCGGTCGACGTGCTGCTGTTCATGTGCAAGTCCTTCGCGACCGTCGACGCGGCCCGGTCGGTCGCCCATGCGCTGGCACCCGGGGGAGTGGCGGTCACCCTGCAGAACGGCCTGGGCAACGACCGGCGGCTGGCAGAGGTGTTCGACGTCGACCGGGTGGTCCCCGGGACGACAACCGTCGGGGCGGAATCCGTCGCGCCGGGCGTGGTGCTGATGGCCCCGGCCACCGCCGCCGGCCGGTCGATGACGGAGATGGGGCCGCCCCGAACGGTCGTCGACGGCGTGCCCGATGTGGTCGTCGACGTCGCCGCCGACCTGGTCGCGGCCGGGTTGCCCGCACGGGCCCTGCCGTCGGCCGACGGGGTCATCTGGAGCAAGGTGGCGATGGCCGCGTCGATGGGCTGCCTGACCGCGGCGCTGCGCCGGACCGTGGCCGATGTGATCGGTGACCCGCACGCATGGTCGCTGTGGACCGACATGTTCGAGGAGGTCGTTGCGGTCGCCGCCGCAGCCGGGGTCGAGCTGGACGTCGAGGCCCTGCGCGCCCACTGCGTCGACACCTACACGTCCGTCGGCCCGCACGTCACGTCCATGGCCGCCGACGTCGTCGCGGGCCGACGGACGGAGGTCGACGCCCTGGCGCTGGGCGTGGCGGAGGAGGGGCGCCGGGTCGGCGTCCCCACGCCCGTGACCGAGACCGTCGGCCGGATCATCGCCTCCCTCGAGGCCACGTACGACCGAACCCTGTGA
- a CDS encoding FAD-dependent oxidoreductase, with translation MGNNVVVVGSGAAGLAAALSAAGEGAAVTLLESTASVGGTTALSGGVAWLPANDLAEAAGFPDTAADARRYLRGLALGDVDEDLVDTFVADAGATARWVQAATDHEWVALGYPDYHCELPGGREGGRSLEPMPFAPADDVAALVRPPLSWRLPMTQHEIIANALDRKVLTRRQQEGVLTMGAAVVASLLAAVQRGGVDVRTEAPAEGLRREGDRVVGVTLPSGEVVDGSVVLCTGGFERDPALARAFLRHPSPAPTGAPGATGGGLRMAMAAGAALGNMSEAWWCPAMAIPGEQVEGAPLHRLLLAERSRPGAIMVDGRGQRFANEAQNYNDVGRSLHDFDPGAFGFTRDPSWLVVDGGYRRTYPIGPLMPGEPDPGWLVRADTVEGLAAAIDVDPASLSATVAAFNEAATRGEDPVFGRGRSAYDRFVGDRSLDQPTLRPLDDGPLYAVRVIPGTLGTKGGPRTDVDGRVQHVAGGPIEGLFAAGNAAASPLGMAYPGAGGTIGPALVFGRRAGAAAAGG, from the coding sequence ATGGGCAACAACGTCGTCGTCGTCGGGTCGGGGGCCGCTGGCCTCGCGGCCGCGCTGTCCGCCGCGGGAGAGGGGGCTGCAGTCACGCTGCTGGAGTCGACCGCGAGCGTCGGCGGGACCACCGCCCTGTCGGGCGGTGTGGCGTGGCTGCCCGCCAACGACCTGGCTGAGGCCGCCGGGTTCCCCGACACCGCCGCAGACGCGCGGCGGTACCTGCGCGGGCTCGCGCTGGGCGACGTCGACGAGGACCTGGTCGACACCTTCGTCGCCGACGCCGGGGCGACGGCGAGATGGGTGCAGGCGGCGACCGATCACGAGTGGGTGGCCCTGGGGTACCCCGACTACCACTGCGAGCTGCCCGGCGGGCGCGAGGGCGGCCGGTCGCTCGAGCCGATGCCGTTCGCGCCCGCCGACGACGTCGCCGCGCTGGTGCGGCCGCCGCTGTCGTGGCGACTGCCGATGACCCAGCACGAGATCATCGCCAACGCCCTGGACCGAAAGGTGTTGACCCGCCGCCAGCAGGAGGGGGTGCTGACGATGGGCGCCGCGGTCGTCGCGAGCCTGCTGGCGGCGGTGCAGCGGGGGGGTGTCGACGTGCGGACCGAGGCACCCGCCGAGGGACTGCGGCGCGAGGGCGACCGTGTCGTCGGGGTGACGTTGCCCTCGGGTGAGGTGGTCGATGGCTCGGTCGTGCTGTGCACCGGCGGGTTCGAGCGGGATCCGGCGCTGGCCAGGGCGTTCCTGCGCCATCCCTCCCCCGCACCGACCGGCGCACCCGGGGCGACGGGTGGCGGGTTGCGGATGGCCATGGCGGCCGGGGCGGCGCTGGGCAACATGTCCGAGGCGTGGTGGTGCCCCGCGATGGCGATCCCCGGCGAGCAGGTGGAGGGGGCGCCGCTGCACCGCCTGCTGCTGGCGGAGCGATCCCGTCCGGGCGCCATCATGGTCGACGGCCGCGGGCAGCGATTCGCCAACGAGGCGCAGAACTACAACGACGTCGGCCGGTCCCTGCACGACTTCGACCCGGGCGCGTTCGGCTTCACGCGGGACCCGTCGTGGCTGGTCGTCGACGGCGGCTACCGGCGGACCTATCCCATCGGGCCGCTGATGCCCGGCGAACCGGACCCCGGCTGGCTCGTCCGCGCCGACACGGTGGAGGGGCTGGCGGCGGCCATCGACGTCGACCCGGCCTCGCTGTCGGCGACCGTCGCGGCGTTCAACGAGGCCGCGACCCGTGGCGAGGACCCCGTCTTCGGACGTGGCCGCTCGGCCTACGACCGGTTCGTCGGCGACCGAAGTCTGGACCAGCCGACCCTGCGTCCGCTCGATGACGGGCCCCTGTACGCCGTACGGGTGATCCCGGGGACGCTGGGCACCAAGGGCGGCCCCCGTACCGACGTCGACGGTCGGGTCCAGCACGTGGCGGGCGGACCGATCGAAGGGCTGTTCGCCGCCGGCAACGCCGCGGCCAGCCCGCTCGGCATGGCCTACCCGGGTGCGGGCGGGACCATCGGCCCGGCGCTGGTGTTCGGGCGCCGGGCGGGGGCGGCAGCCGCCGGGGGTTGA
- a CDS encoding acyl-CoA dehydrogenase family protein — protein MERTIFEEEHLHFRDAVRRFVEKEVVPNREAWEAQGRVDRSLFTAAGQAGLLGIAAPEAHGGGGMTDFRYNAIISECLAEADVLSAGLGLSLQADIALPYLLHLATEEQQARWLPGAISGETILALAMSEPGAGSDVAGIATTARLDGDHYVVDGAKTFITNGQNADLIITAVKTDPSERHKGISLLVIEADRDGFSRGRKLAKVGQHAADTSELFFDGVRVPVDNRLGEEGTGFYAMMGNLAQERLSIAVQAVAQAERSVATSVEYATQRQAFGSPIGSFQHIRFTLAELQTQVDVARTYVDRLLMDFVEGRLSDVDAAKAKWWTTELCQQIVDKCVQVHGGYGYMAEYPVARAWVDSRIQTIYGGTTEIMKEIIGRSMGL, from the coding sequence GTGGAACGCACCATCTTCGAGGAGGAGCACCTCCACTTCCGTGACGCCGTCAGGCGGTTCGTGGAGAAGGAGGTCGTGCCCAACCGGGAGGCGTGGGAGGCGCAGGGCCGGGTCGACCGCTCGTTGTTCACCGCCGCCGGCCAGGCCGGGCTGCTCGGCATCGCCGCACCCGAGGCGCACGGCGGCGGCGGCATGACCGACTTCCGCTACAACGCGATCATCTCCGAGTGCCTCGCCGAGGCCGACGTCCTGTCCGCTGGCCTCGGCCTGTCGCTGCAGGCCGACATCGCCCTGCCCTACCTGCTGCACCTGGCCACCGAGGAGCAGCAGGCACGCTGGCTGCCCGGCGCCATCTCCGGCGAGACCATCCTCGCGCTGGCCATGTCCGAGCCGGGTGCCGGCTCCGACGTCGCCGGCATCGCCACCACCGCCCGCCTCGACGGTGACCACTACGTCGTCGACGGCGCCAAGACCTTCATCACCAACGGCCAGAACGCCGACCTGATCATCACCGCCGTCAAGACCGACCCGAGCGAACGGCACAAGGGCATCAGCCTGCTGGTGATCGAGGCCGACCGCGACGGGTTCTCCCGTGGACGCAAGCTGGCCAAGGTCGGCCAGCACGCCGCCGACACCTCCGAGCTGTTCTTCGACGGCGTCCGCGTGCCGGTCGACAACCGGCTGGGGGAGGAGGGCACGGGCTTCTACGCCATGATGGGCAACCTGGCCCAGGAGCGGCTGTCCATCGCCGTGCAGGCCGTCGCCCAGGCCGAACGGTCCGTCGCCACGAGCGTGGAGTACGCCACGCAGCGCCAGGCGTTCGGCAGCCCGATCGGCAGCTTCCAGCACATCCGCTTCACCCTCGCCGAGCTGCAGACGCAGGTCGACGTCGCCCGCACCTACGTCGACCGCCTGCTGATGGACTTCGTCGAGGGGCGGCTGTCCGACGTCGACGCCGCCAAGGCGAAGTGGTGGACCACGGAGCTCTGCCAGCAGATCGTCGACAAGTGCGTCCAGGTCCACGGCGGCTACGGCTACATGGCCGAGTACCCCGTCGCGCGGGCGTGGGTCGACAGCCGGATCCAGACCATCTACGGCGGCACGACCGAGATCATGAAGGAGATCATCGGTCGCTCCATGGGGCTGTAG